In the genome of Olsenella profusa DSM 13989, one region contains:
- the thrB gene encoding homoserine kinase yields the protein MTQQAPFAVEVPATTANVGVGFDCLGLALDLWARFTFETASETAIDGCPERFRGRDNLVWTSYVDTCHHLHEEPLALHVTIESPIPLSGGLGSSSACVVAGIIAAQVLHSGAMDAACALDIACELEGHPDNVAPALLGGLVSSFVDGKRTQTLRLDVADGVRMVAIAPPYEVRTADARKVMPHEVPLETVVWQTGRAIAAVHALEVGNLDLFSRAAQDRLHEPYRAPLIEDYAPLRRCALAAGAAAYLISGSGSTMLAVCAGEEVAARVERTVRCMAEGHLDGLWTRVLPVSPTGAWVGEA from the coding sequence ATGACGCAGCAGGCCCCCTTTGCGGTAGAGGTGCCTGCCACCACGGCGAACGTGGGCGTGGGCTTTGACTGTCTGGGCCTGGCGCTCGATCTGTGGGCTCGCTTCACGTTCGAGACGGCAAGCGAGACTGCGATCGATGGGTGCCCCGAGCGATTCCGGGGGCGGGACAACCTCGTGTGGACGAGCTACGTGGACACCTGCCACCACCTCCATGAGGAGCCCCTCGCGCTGCACGTCACCATCGAGTCGCCCATCCCCCTCTCGGGAGGCCTGGGATCGAGCTCCGCCTGCGTGGTCGCGGGCATCATCGCGGCACAGGTGCTCCACAGCGGTGCGATGGACGCCGCGTGCGCGCTCGACATCGCCTGCGAGCTGGAGGGACATCCCGACAACGTCGCCCCGGCCCTGCTGGGCGGCCTCGTGAGCTCGTTCGTCGATGGCAAGCGCACCCAGACGCTGCGCCTAGACGTCGCGGACGGCGTACGCATGGTCGCCATCGCACCCCCCTACGAGGTGCGCACGGCGGACGCGCGCAAGGTGATGCCGCACGAGGTGCCGCTTGAGACCGTCGTATGGCAGACGGGACGCGCCATCGCAGCCGTCCACGCCCTCGAGGTAGGAAACCTGGACCTCTTCTCGCGTGCCGCTCAGGACAGGCTGCACGAGCCGTACCGTGCTCCGCTCATCGAGGACTATGCGCCGCTGCGCCGCTGCGCGCTGGCGGCAGGGGCGGCGGCCTACCTCATCAGTGGGTCTGGCTCCACCATGCTCGCCGTCTGCGCCGGCGAGGAGGTGGCGGCGCGCGTCGAGCGCACCGTGCGGTGCATGGCGGAGGGGCACCTCGATGGCCTCTGGACGCGCGTGCTCCCCGTGAGTCCCACAGGGGCCTGGGTCGGCGAGGCGTAG
- a CDS encoding ABC transporter ATP-binding protein, with product MAILSIDNLHVSYGAIKAVRGISFAIDEGEIVTLIGANGAGKSTTLNTIAGLLRPTEGGIEFDGQSLVGMRPHRIVQSGLALCPEGRRVFTQLTVAENLDMGGYVRSDAENAETIQKVFRHFPRLRERQGQSAGTMSGGEQQMLAMGRALMSKPKLLMLDEPSMGLAPILVEEIFSIIQELNQQGTTILLVEQNASMALSIANRGYVLETGTITKTGTGDELLHDDDVRKAYLGG from the coding sequence ATGGCCATCCTCTCGATCGACAACCTTCACGTGTCATACGGTGCCATCAAGGCCGTCCGTGGCATCTCGTTTGCCATCGACGAGGGCGAGATCGTCACCCTCATCGGCGCCAACGGCGCCGGCAAGTCCACCACGCTGAACACGATCGCGGGACTTCTCAGGCCAACGGAGGGTGGCATCGAGTTCGATGGCCAGAGCCTCGTGGGCATGAGGCCCCACAGGATCGTGCAGAGCGGCCTGGCGCTGTGTCCCGAGGGCAGGCGCGTGTTCACGCAGCTGACCGTTGCCGAGAACCTCGACATGGGCGGATATGTGCGCTCCGATGCGGAGAACGCGGAGACGATCCAGAAGGTCTTCAGGCACTTCCCACGTCTCAGGGAGCGGCAGGGGCAGTCGGCGGGCACCATGTCCGGTGGCGAGCAGCAGATGCTGGCCATGGGACGCGCGCTCATGAGCAAGCCCAAGCTGCTCATGCTCGACGAGCCCTCCATGGGCCTCGCGCCCATCCTCGTGGAGGAGATCTTCAGCATCATCCAGGAGCTCAACCAGCAGGGAACCACGATCCTGCTCGTGGAGCAGAACGCCTCCATGGCGCTCTCCATCGCCAACCGTGGCTACGTGCTGGAGACGGGCACCATCACCAAGACCGGTACGGGCGACGAGCTGTTGCACGATGACGACGTGCGCAAGGCCTACCTCGGCGGCTGA
- a CDS encoding ABC transporter ATP-binding protein has product MPSEKVAAKRNRSVLVQVETPNLIPERDLGEIPVLQAEHLGIDFGGLTAVDDFNIAMGRTEISGIIGPNGAGKTTIFNLLTNVYRPTRGTILLDGYDTAGKSMVQVNKMGIARTFQNIRLFTQMTVAENVLVGLTNSMSTHLVGDVLRLPSHWRQEAEFRAQALGLLDIFDMRALADERAGNLPYGAQRRLEILRALATHPKVLLLDEPAAGMNPNETAELMENILKIRDEFQIAILLIEHDMSLVMGVCEGVGVLDYGRIIAKGTPEEIQNDPRVIEAYLGKQGAK; this is encoded by the coding sequence ATGCCTAGCGAGAAGGTGGCAGCCAAGAGGAACCGCTCCGTCCTCGTGCAGGTGGAGACGCCCAACCTCATTCCCGAGAGGGATCTGGGCGAGATTCCCGTGCTGCAGGCGGAGCACCTGGGCATCGACTTCGGGGGCCTCACGGCCGTGGACGACTTCAACATTGCCATGGGCCGCACGGAGATCTCAGGCATCATCGGGCCAAACGGTGCCGGCAAGACCACGATCTTCAACCTGCTCACCAACGTGTACAGGCCCACGCGTGGCACCATCCTGCTTGATGGCTACGACACGGCCGGGAAGTCCATGGTGCAGGTCAACAAGATGGGCATCGCCCGCACCTTCCAGAATATCCGTCTCTTCACCCAGATGACGGTGGCCGAGAACGTGCTGGTGGGCCTCACCAACTCCATGTCCACGCACCTGGTGGGCGACGTCCTCAGGCTTCCGAGCCACTGGCGGCAGGAGGCTGAGTTCCGCGCGCAGGCGCTGGGTCTCCTGGACATCTTCGACATGCGCGCACTCGCCGACGAGCGGGCGGGCAACCTTCCGTATGGCGCCCAGCGAAGGCTGGAGATTCTCCGTGCGCTGGCGACCCATCCCAAGGTGCTGCTGCTGGACGAGCCCGCCGCTGGCATGAACCCCAACGAGACCGCGGAGCTCATGGAGAACATCCTCAAGATCCGCGACGAGTTTCAGATCGCCATCCTGCTCATCGAGCACGACATGAGCCTGGTCATGGGCGTCTGCGAGGGGGTGGGCGTGCTGGACTACGGCAGGATCATCGCCAAGGGCACGCCGGAGGAGATCCAGAACGACCCCAGGGTCATCGAGGCCTATCTGGGCAAGCAGGGGGCGAAGTAG
- a CDS encoding branched-chain amino acid ABC transporter permease, whose product MADTRNATAPAAGGTASPAGVRRLSMPVRYAINTALVVALLAIGQALVTGGVFSRYQTGVVEQVGVYIIMAVSLNIATGYLGQLPLGHAGFMSIGGYACAIFIMRMAPVLGLAARDFTLGGPAPTLLFVLGILFGGLMAALAGLVIGVPALRLKGDYLAIITLGFAEIIRVVILNIDGALGFDLTGGAKGLTGIPAYTTFLNTFVVVAISLFLIHTMMKSRHGRAILAVRDNEIAAEASGVNITYYKTLAFVVSAFFAGVGGGLYAGVVGVMAPAKFGFMKSIEILVMVVLGGMGSMLGSVISATVLTILPEVLRAFADYRMITYAVVLVVVMIFRPQGLLGSYDFSLSRIIERVMNGRLPWRRANGATGDQEMSEHA is encoded by the coding sequence ATGGCAGACACGCGAAACGCAACGGCTCCCGCTGCGGGTGGGACGGCCTCGCCCGCGGGTGTGCGCAGGCTCTCCATGCCCGTGCGCTATGCGATCAACACCGCCCTTGTGGTGGCCCTGCTCGCCATCGGCCAAGCCCTCGTCACGGGTGGCGTCTTCTCGCGCTATCAGACGGGCGTGGTCGAGCAGGTGGGCGTCTACATCATCATGGCGGTCTCGCTCAACATCGCCACGGGCTATCTGGGGCAGCTTCCCCTGGGCCATGCGGGCTTCATGTCCATCGGCGGCTACGCCTGCGCCATCTTCATCATGCGCATGGCTCCCGTCCTTGGCCTCGCGGCGCGCGACTTCACCCTGGGAGGTCCTGCGCCAACGCTCCTCTTTGTGCTGGGGATCCTGTTCGGGGGGCTCATGGCCGCGCTCGCGGGTCTCGTCATCGGTGTGCCGGCGCTGCGCCTCAAGGGCGACTACCTGGCCATCATCACGCTGGGCTTCGCGGAGATCATCCGAGTGGTCATACTCAACATCGATGGCGCCCTGGGGTTCGACCTCACGGGAGGAGCCAAGGGCCTCACGGGCATACCGGCCTACACCACCTTCCTCAACACCTTCGTGGTGGTGGCCATCTCGCTCTTCCTCATCCACACCATGATGAAGTCGCGCCATGGGCGCGCCATCCTTGCGGTGCGCGACAACGAGATCGCCGCCGAGGCCTCGGGCGTCAACATCACCTACTACAAGACGCTGGCCTTCGTCGTCTCCGCGTTCTTCGCGGGTGTGGGCGGGGGCCTCTACGCGGGCGTCGTGGGCGTCATGGCACCGGCGAAGTTCGGCTTCATGAAGTCAATCGAGATCCTGGTCATGGTCGTGCTCGGTGGCATGGGCTCCATGTTGGGCTCCGTCATCTCCGCGACGGTGCTCACCATCCTGCCCGAGGTGCTGCGCGCCTTCGCCGACTACCGCATGATCACCTACGCCGTCGTGCTCGTCGTGGTCATGATCTTCCGTCCGCAGGGCTTGCTGGGTTCGTATGACTTCTCGCTCTCGCGCATCATCGAGAGGGTCATGAACGGTCGGCTTCCCTGGAGGCGTGCGAATGGCGCGACAGGGGATCAGGAGATGAGCGAGCATGCCTAG
- a CDS encoding branched-chain amino acid ABC transporter permease: MTVLTQLLNGLQLGSVYALVALGYTMVYGIILLLNFAHGDIIMVGAYISWIALAQLGLHPVLAAVLAVAGCTLLGVLIDKVAYAPLRNAPRLSILITAIGVSYFLENGSQLIFGADAKVVPAFIDASTITLGGMSLSFTAILTIVVTALSTIAVTLLVQKTKLGKAMRAVSEDMGAARLMGINVNNTISFTFAMGSALAGIGSVLYSMAYTQATPTMGIMLGTKAFVAAVLGGIGSLPGAVIGGLLVGMAEVFVSAIGLSVWKDAVVFLLLIVVLIFRPTGILGRTMNEKV, translated from the coding sequence ATGACGGTTCTGACGCAGCTGCTCAATGGGCTGCAGCTGGGTAGCGTCTATGCTCTCGTCGCCTTGGGCTACACGATGGTGTATGGCATCATCCTGCTGCTCAACTTCGCCCATGGCGACATCATCATGGTTGGTGCGTACATCTCGTGGATCGCGCTCGCGCAGCTGGGTCTTCACCCCGTCCTCGCCGCGGTGCTCGCGGTCGCGGGCTGCACCCTGCTCGGCGTGCTCATCGACAAGGTGGCCTATGCGCCCCTGCGCAACGCGCCGCGCCTGTCCATCCTCATCACCGCCATCGGCGTGTCGTACTTCCTCGAGAATGGCTCCCAGCTCATCTTCGGCGCCGACGCCAAGGTCGTGCCGGCCTTCATCGATGCGTCCACCATCACCCTCGGTGGCATGTCGCTCTCGTTCACCGCCATCCTCACCATCGTCGTGACGGCCCTCTCGACCATCGCGGTCACGCTGCTGGTGCAGAAGACCAAGCTCGGCAAGGCCATGCGCGCCGTCTCCGAGGACATGGGCGCCGCGCGTCTCATGGGCATCAATGTCAACAACACCATCTCCTTCACCTTTGCCATGGGCTCGGCGCTCGCAGGCATCGGCTCGGTGCTGTACTCCATGGCCTACACGCAGGCAACGCCCACCATGGGCATCATGCTGGGCACCAAGGCCTTCGTGGCCGCCGTGCTCGGAGGCATCGGCTCGCTTCCCGGCGCCGTCATCGGCGGCCTGCTCGTGGGCATGGCTGAGGTGTTCGTCTCCGCCATCGGCCTGTCCGTGTGGAAGGACGCCGTCGTGTTCCTGCTCCTCATCGTCGTGCTGATCTTCCGGCCCACGGGCATCCTCGGCCGCACGATGAACGAGAAGGTGTAG
- a CDS encoding ABC transporter substrate-binding protein: MADAMSRRNFVRLGGVAAAGMGAVSLLAGCGNSPNAGSTTIKLGMLGPFTGDVAQYGTACRNGVELYFEQNPKIGDYTVDLDEQDEKGDATEAVNVYNKMTEDGVAGIIGDVTSTPTIAVAQASANDNLPCVTPSATAADVIAYGSNTFRACVTDPFQGKVMADFASQQGWGTVGTIFNSGDDYSTGVNQAFCDEASARGITVATQQGYSAGDVDFNGQLTTIISAKVDAIFCPNYYSDDGKIITQARQQGYAGPIFGVDGWDGIASGNYASADDLQGCYYCCSFVATNSDAKVQQFVSDYKAKFGDGPTNFCALGYDAAMVLACGIASALDAGAKPSDKDFPDKVVSAIASNEVEGVTGTISYKGTGDPDKSTLIVSFATDGSTNVYSTISAD; this comes from the coding sequence ATGGCTGACGCAATGAGCAGACGCAACTTCGTGAGGCTCGGTGGTGTGGCTGCGGCTGGCATGGGCGCGGTGTCGCTCCTCGCTGGATGCGGCAACTCCCCTAACGCAGGGTCCACCACCATCAAGCTGGGCATGCTCGGTCCGTTCACGGGCGATGTCGCCCAGTATGGCACGGCGTGCCGCAACGGCGTCGAGCTCTACTTCGAGCAGAACCCCAAGATTGGTGACTACACCGTCGATCTCGACGAGCAGGACGAGAAGGGCGACGCCACCGAGGCGGTCAACGTCTACAACAAGATGACCGAGGACGGCGTTGCGGGCATCATCGGCGACGTTACGTCCACGCCCACCATCGCCGTCGCCCAGGCCTCCGCGAATGACAACCTGCCCTGCGTAACGCCCTCCGCGACCGCGGCGGACGTCATCGCGTACGGCAGCAACACGTTCCGCGCCTGCGTCACCGATCCGTTCCAGGGCAAGGTCATGGCGGACTTCGCCTCCCAGCAGGGATGGGGGACGGTGGGCACCATCTTCAACTCGGGTGACGATTACTCCACGGGTGTCAACCAGGCGTTCTGTGACGAGGCCTCCGCCCGGGGCATCACCGTCGCCACCCAGCAGGGCTATTCTGCGGGTGACGTCGACTTCAACGGCCAGCTCACGACCATCATCTCGGCCAAGGTGGATGCCATCTTCTGCCCTAACTACTACAGTGACGATGGCAAGATCATCACCCAGGCCCGTCAGCAGGGCTACGCCGGCCCCATCTTTGGCGTGGACGGCTGGGACGGCATCGCGTCCGGCAACTACGCCTCCGCAGATGACCTGCAGGGCTGCTACTACTGCTGCTCCTTCGTCGCCACCAACAGCGATGCCAAGGTCCAGCAGTTCGTCTCGGACTACAAGGCAAAGTTCGGCGACGGGCCCACCAACTTCTGTGCCTTGGGGTACGACGCCGCCATGGTGCTCGCCTGTGGCATCGCGTCCGCGCTCGATGCGGGGGCCAAGCCCTCCGACAAGGACTTCCCCGACAAGGTCGTGAGCGCCATCGCCTCGAACGAGGTCGAGGGTGTGACGGGCACGATCTCCTACAAGGGCACGGGCGATCCAGACAAGTCCACGCTGATCGTCTCGTTCGCCACCGACGGCTCCACGAACGTGTACTCCACGATTTCGGCCGACTAG
- a CDS encoding ABC transporter ATP-binding protein, with amino-acid sequence MHPYIQVESLSKSFGQHRILSGLDLAVQKGDTVAITGPSGCGKTTLLNMLGLLDTPDSGEIRLAGTRYPGINTRQAMLLRRNEINYLFQSFALIDSRAVRDNLMLSLYYTKLDKGRKLSLIQQMLERFSVGDKLDSMVSELSGGEKQRVAIARAMLKPGGLILADEPTGSLDARMATTVMEALVSATRDTGKTLVVVTHDMGMAAKCARILRMSGGTLA; translated from the coding sequence ATGCATCCGTACATCCAGGTAGAGTCCCTCTCCAAGTCCTTCGGCCAGCACAGGATCCTCTCGGGCCTCGACCTGGCCGTACAAAAGGGGGACACGGTCGCCATCACCGGGCCCTCGGGCTGCGGCAAGACCACCCTGCTCAACATGCTGGGGCTGCTCGACACCCCCGACTCGGGCGAGATCCGCCTCGCGGGCACGAGGTATCCTGGAATCAACACCAGGCAGGCGATGCTCCTGCGTCGCAACGAGATCAACTACCTCTTTCAGTCCTTCGCGCTCATCGACTCGAGGGCGGTGCGCGACAACCTCATGCTCTCCCTGTACTACACCAAGCTGGACAAGGGCAGGAAGCTGTCCCTCATCCAGCAGATGTTGGAGAGGTTCTCCGTCGGCGACAAGCTGGACTCCATGGTGAGCGAGCTCTCTGGCGGGGAGAAGCAGCGTGTGGCGATCGCCCGGGCCATGCTGAAGCCGGGAGGCCTCATCCTGGCCGACGAGCCGACGGGCTCCCTGGACGCGCGGATGGCAACCACCGTCATGGAGGCGCTCGTCTCGGCCACCCGCGACACGGGCAAGACGCTCGTGGTGGTGACCCATGACATGGGCATGGCGGCGAAGTGCGCCCGCATCCTGCGCATGTCGGGAGGGACGCTCGCATAG
- the rho gene encoding transcription termination factor Rho yields the protein MAEETETQPQEAVATEEAPVKRRRGRPRKKPVEETPTPEVTEGDQAPAAGEEAPVKRRRGRPRKKRPGEEQSQQATPDIEAMTKTTQESTQASSVPGEPPTMTLDGSDATAAPVPRRRGRPRKHPLPELVAAPEDTEGSQDVAADASSQQEGEGNAPVQEQHAEPQPRGRRSRRDHEGFRRDDRPGQRGRNRRNRRGGPAQNVEPSLSREELQAMRVAELRSKAAELEVEYLGLKKAALVEAIYVAAARAEGFRRVEGVLELQSEGYGFLRTGNYMKGESDAFVHQQLIRQYGLRAGDCVSGSIAPARNNSKYPPLHKVGAVNGRDPEEGKGRPRFRDLTPIFPNERLVMEHGRDSITGRAIDLVAPIGKGQRGLIVSPPKAGKTTVLKHICQSIAVNNPEVHLFCLLVDERPEEVTDMERSIKGEVVASTFDMPASNHTAVSELVIEHAKRLVEMGEDVVVVLDSITRLARAYNLAQPPSGRILSGGVDSAALYPPKKFLGAARNIEGGGSLTILASALVDTGSKMDEVIFEEFKGTGNMELKLDRDLADRRIFPAIDPVASGTRNEELLIDPELQPFVWGIRRILANMSNTERAATALISGLKKTNDNQEFLIRSAKKAQQSEYLA from the coding sequence ATGGCAGAAGAGACAGAGACCCAACCGCAGGAAGCAGTCGCCACAGAGGAGGCGCCCGTCAAGCGTCGGCGCGGCCGCCCGCGCAAGAAGCCGGTGGAGGAGACCCCCACACCCGAGGTGACGGAGGGCGATCAGGCGCCTGCGGCAGGCGAGGAGGCGCCCGTCAAGCGGCGTCGGGGCAGGCCCCGCAAGAAGCGGCCTGGCGAGGAGCAATCGCAGCAGGCAACGCCTGACATCGAGGCCATGACCAAGACGACACAGGAGTCCACTCAGGCCTCCTCGGTTCCCGGCGAGCCCCCGACGATGACCTTGGATGGTTCCGACGCCACAGCGGCACCCGTTCCCAGGCGGCGGGGTCGCCCACGCAAACACCCCCTCCCCGAGCTCGTGGCTGCCCCCGAGGACACGGAGGGCTCGCAGGATGTCGCAGCGGACGCGTCCTCCCAACAGGAGGGGGAGGGGAACGCCCCCGTCCAGGAGCAGCACGCCGAGCCGCAGCCGCGTGGTCGGCGCAGCCGGCGCGATCATGAGGGCTTCCGCCGGGATGACCGCCCCGGCCAGCGTGGCCGCAACCGGCGAAACCGTCGAGGTGGCCCGGCGCAGAATGTGGAGCCCAGCCTCTCGCGCGAGGAGCTGCAGGCCATGAGGGTGGCTGAGCTGCGCTCCAAGGCGGCGGAGCTTGAGGTCGAGTACCTCGGCCTCAAGAAGGCCGCCCTCGTGGAGGCCATCTATGTGGCCGCCGCGCGTGCGGAGGGCTTCCGCCGGGTGGAGGGCGTCCTGGAGCTCCAGAGCGAGGGGTACGGCTTCCTCCGCACGGGCAACTACATGAAGGGCGAGAGCGACGCCTTCGTGCACCAGCAGCTCATCCGCCAGTATGGGCTGCGTGCGGGGGACTGCGTCTCGGGCAGCATCGCGCCCGCGCGCAACAACAGCAAGTACCCTCCTCTGCACAAGGTGGGGGCCGTCAACGGCCGTGATCCCGAGGAGGGCAAGGGCCGTCCCCGCTTCCGCGACCTCACGCCGATCTTCCCCAACGAGCGTCTCGTCATGGAGCATGGCAGGGACTCCATCACCGGTCGTGCCATCGACCTGGTGGCCCCCATCGGCAAGGGCCAGCGCGGCCTCATCGTCTCGCCGCCCAAGGCGGGCAAGACCACGGTGCTCAAGCACATCTGCCAGTCCATTGCCGTGAACAACCCCGAGGTGCACCTCTTCTGCCTGCTCGTGGACGAGCGCCCCGAGGAGGTCACCGACATGGAGCGCTCCATCAAGGGCGAGGTCGTCGCATCCACGTTCGACATGCCGGCGTCCAACCACACGGCCGTCTCGGAGCTCGTCATCGAGCACGCCAAGCGCCTGGTGGAGATGGGGGAGGACGTCGTGGTGGTGCTGGACTCCATCACGCGGCTCGCTCGTGCCTACAACCTGGCCCAGCCTCCCTCGGGCCGCATCCTGTCGGGTGGCGTTGACTCCGCGGCACTCTACCCGCCCAAGAAGTTCCTGGGTGCCGCACGCAACATCGAGGGCGGCGGCTCGCTCACCATCCTTGCCTCCGCCCTCGTGGACACGGGCTCCAAGATGGACGAGGTCATCTTCGAGGAGTTCAAGGGCACCGGCAACATGGAGCTCAAGCTTGACCGCGACCTCGCCGACCGTCGCATCTTCCCGGCCATAGACCCGGTCGCCTCGGGCACGCGCAACGAGGAGCTGCTCATCGATCCCGAGCTGCAGCCGTTCGTCTGGGGCATCCGCCGCATCCTGGCCAACATGAGCAACACCGAGCGTGCGGCGACGGCCCTGATCAGCGGCCTCAAGAAGACCAACGACAACCAGGAGTTCCTCATCCGTTCGGCCAAGAAGGCCCAGCAGTCGGAGTATTTGGCCTAG
- a CDS encoding MraY family glycosyltransferase: protein MSSAWAIHLYLFLAALLTAVATTPLARRIAWHMGAVDRPSARRINKTTVPRMGGIAVFLGLLVALIVQYLGTVYLEWPTVFTPAPHFNGMNYMAIALSFLVIFLTGAIDDVLTLRPWQKLLGQVAAAAVAVAGGLVIGVVINPLTGGDIVLGWLAYPITIVYLVAYTNIINLIDGLDGLASGISAIAALTMFLLSVMGGHLDAAALSIALAGATLGFLFYNFNPASIFLGDSGSLLLGFALATVSLLSVTRVAGLTTIIVPLVIAAVPILDTFSAIVRRSRAHVSIGQADRGHIHHRLIDEGFNQREAVLMVYAWTGLLCLGTFVMTQVTVKPRIAIFVALFVISAIVAMKLHLFSPVLLHHRDPKTGDDELIGPGDPAFREQKERFDEGHHLGE from the coding sequence ATGAGCAGCGCATGGGCCATTCATCTCTACCTGTTCCTCGCCGCACTTCTCACCGCCGTTGCCACCACGCCCCTCGCACGGCGCATCGCCTGGCATATGGGGGCCGTCGATCGACCCAGCGCCCGACGCATCAACAAGACGACCGTCCCGCGCATGGGCGGCATCGCGGTCTTCCTGGGGCTGCTCGTCGCACTCATCGTCCAGTACCTGGGGACGGTCTACCTGGAGTGGCCCACGGTGTTCACGCCGGCACCCCACTTCAACGGCATGAACTACATGGCCATCGCGCTGAGCTTCCTCGTGATCTTCCTCACCGGTGCCATCGATGACGTGCTGACCCTCAGACCCTGGCAGAAGCTCCTGGGGCAGGTGGCGGCGGCGGCCGTGGCCGTGGCTGGGGGACTCGTCATCGGCGTGGTCATCAACCCGCTCACCGGAGGGGATATCGTGCTCGGGTGGCTCGCCTACCCCATCACCATCGTCTACCTGGTTGCCTACACCAACATCATCAACCTCATCGACGGCCTGGACGGCCTGGCCTCAGGCATATCCGCCATCGCCGCCCTCACGATGTTCCTGCTGTCCGTGATGGGGGGGCACCTGGACGCCGCCGCGCTCTCCATCGCCCTCGCTGGTGCCACGTTGGGCTTCCTCTTCTACAACTTCAACCCGGCGTCCATCTTCCTGGGGGATTCGGGGTCGCTGCTCCTGGGCTTTGCCTTGGCCACGGTCTCCCTGCTCTCCGTGACGCGCGTGGCAGGCCTCACCACCATCATCGTGCCGCTCGTGATAGCCGCCGTCCCCATCCTCGACACGTTCTCCGCCATCGTGCGCCGCAGCCGTGCCCATGTGAGCATCGGCCAGGCGGATCGCGGCCACATCCATCACCGCCTCATAGACGAGGGCTTCAACCAGCGGGAGGCCGTGCTCATGGTCTATGCCTGGACGGGCCTGCTCTGCCTGGGCACCTTTGTGATGACCCAGGTGACAGTCAAGCCCCGCATCGCCATCTTCGTCGCCCTGTTCGTCATCTCCGCCATCGTCGCCATGAAGCTCCACCTCTTCAGCCCCGTGCTGCTGCACCATCGCGACCCCAAGACCGGGGACGACGAGCTCATAGGCCCCGGAGATCCCGCGTTCAGGGAGCAGAAGGAGAGGTTTGACGAGGGGCATCACCTTGGGGAGTGA
- the rplT gene encoding 50S ribosomal protein L20 produces the protein MARVKRAVAGRKKRQTLVQRIKGYYGTSSRTFRGMKEQSQHSGQYAYRDRRNKKRDIRGLWIQRINAAARINGLSYSTFMHGLRLAGVELDRKVLAQLAFEGDPAFADLAEIARKALDAE, from the coding sequence ATGGCACGTGTCAAGCGCGCAGTTGCCGGTCGTAAGAAGCGTCAGACCCTGGTCCAGCGCATCAAGGGATACTACGGCACCTCCTCCCGCACCTTCCGGGGCATGAAGGAGCAGTCCCAGCACTCCGGTCAGTATGCCTACCGCGACCGTCGCAACAAGAAGCGCGACATCCGCGGCCTGTGGATTCAGCGCATCAACGCCGCCGCCCGCATCAACGGCCTGTCCTATAGCACGTTCATGCACGGTCTGAGGCTTGCCGGCGTCGAACTCGATCGCAAGGTGCTTGCCCAGCTCGCCTTCGAGGGCGACCCCGCGTTTGCCGATCTCGCCGAGATTGCCAGGAAGGCCCTCGACGCCGAGTAG
- the rpmI gene encoding 50S ribosomal protein L35: MPKMKTHKGSAKRFRRTGTGKILRAKAFKSHILTKKSQKRIRGFRKETELTPGDAAVVSQRMGSKN; encoded by the coding sequence ATGCCTAAGATGAAGACGCACAAGGGTTCGGCAAAGCGCTTCCGCCGTACCGGCACTGGCAAGATCTTGCGTGCCAAGGCGTTCAAGAGCCACATCCTCACCAAGAAGTCCCAGAAGCGCATCCGCGGCTTCCGCAAGGAGACCGAGCTCACCCCTGGTGACGCCGCCGTGGTCTCCCAGCGCATGGGCAGCAAGAACTAG
- the infC gene encoding translation initiation factor IF-3: protein MAKNDGPRINGEITARTCRLIGVDGSQLGLFGINDAQRVADDQNLDLVEIAPNADPPVCKVMDYRKYKYEQDRKAKAARKRQVRVEVKEMKFRPKIDVGDYTTKRNHVMRFLKRGARVKITIMFRGREMVHPEQGRMVLDRLADDLAPYATVESQPKMEGRNMHMLVAPIKGAFDQKATEDDAENEKEN from the coding sequence ATAGCCAAGAACGATGGACCTCGCATCAATGGCGAGATCACCGCCAGGACCTGCCGTCTCATCGGTGTCGATGGCTCCCAGCTGGGGCTCTTTGGCATCAATGACGCCCAGCGCGTGGCGGACGACCAGAACCTCGACCTCGTCGAGATTGCCCCTAACGCAGATCCACCCGTGTGCAAGGTCATGGACTACCGCAAGTACAAGTACGAGCAGGATCGCAAGGCCAAGGCCGCGCGCAAGAGGCAGGTGCGCGTCGAGGTCAAGGAGATGAAGTTTCGTCCCAAGATCGATGTGGGCGACTACACCACCAAGAGGAACCATGTCATGCGCTTCCTCAAAAGGGGTGCACGTGTCAAGATCACCATCATGTTCCGTGGCCGCGAGATGGTCCATCCCGAGCAGGGCAGGATGGTGCTCGACAGGCTGGCGGACGACCTGGCACCCTATGCCACCGTCGAGTCGCAGCCCAAGATGGAAGGCCGCAACATGCACATGCTCGTCGCCCCCATCAAGGGTGCCTTCGACCAGAAGGCCACCGAGGACGACGCAGAGAACGAGAAGGAGAACTAG